A region of Vibrio porteresiae DSM 19223 DNA encodes the following proteins:
- a CDS encoding GNAT family N-acetyltransferase, whose protein sequence is MNNIVDKLAISQRAMLAEDLEKAHALTQALRWPHRREDWTTMQNLAETIVLEHEGELIGTACTVLQGNFASIGLIIIADEFQGLGLGRQLMTAIMNKAGKRNLFLSATVAGKPLYEKLGFQEYGRAKQFQGNVIQSPNMQTQAFTGLRPALTSDKDALIELMNQPQGMNRDAVGEAIFNIAEHVMVLETENQVSGFACIRPFGRGYAIGPVVAQNQTDATLLIESLLAQYLGKFVRIDTPTRYGLEPMLINWGLEQVDDVSLMAIGQPPVSTAAPFTYSFVTQAIG, encoded by the coding sequence ATGAATAACATCGTTGACAAATTGGCGATTAGCCAGCGAGCAATGCTCGCAGAGGATCTTGAGAAAGCCCATGCGTTGACACAAGCGTTGCGCTGGCCCCATCGTCGTGAAGACTGGACGACGATGCAGAACTTGGCCGAAACCATCGTATTGGAACACGAAGGGGAGTTGATCGGAACCGCATGTACCGTGCTACAGGGTAACTTTGCCAGTATTGGACTGATCATCATCGCTGATGAATTTCAGGGACTCGGACTTGGCCGACAGTTGATGACAGCCATCATGAATAAAGCAGGTAAACGAAACCTATTTTTGAGTGCAACGGTTGCCGGCAAGCCACTTTACGAGAAATTGGGTTTCCAAGAATATGGTCGAGCCAAGCAGTTCCAAGGTAATGTCATTCAATCCCCCAACATGCAGACTCAAGCCTTCACTGGATTACGCCCGGCTTTAACCAGCGACAAAGATGCCTTGATCGAGCTGATGAATCAACCGCAAGGCATGAACCGTGATGCGGTAGGTGAGGCAATCTTCAATATTGCCGAACATGTCATGGTGTTGGAAACAGAGAACCAAGTGTCAGGTTTTGCTTGTATTCGCCCATTTGGTCGAGGTTATGCAATTGGTCCAGTGGTGGCACAAAATCAGACTGATGCCACATTATTGATTGAATCACTGCTGGCACAATACTTAGGAAAATTTGTTCGTATCGATACACCAACTCGTTATGGCCTTGAACCGATGCTCATCAATTGGGGGTTAGAGCAAGTAGATGATGTTTCTCTGATGGCAATCGGTCAACCACCGGTTAGCACTGCAGCTCCATTTACTTATAGCTTCGTTACTCAGGCGATCGGTTAA